A stretch of Terriglobia bacterium DNA encodes these proteins:
- a CDS encoding DUF421 domain-containing protein: protein MSGLVPSFSVLLQILIRTACIYILVLLGVRLTGKREVGQMTPFDLTLLLLLSNAVQNAMTGPDTSLVGGAVAAVTLLLLNYGVAEASGFNRRFRRLVQGSPSLLIHNGELVLTHLAKEHVTVDEIQRACREHGISNISDVALGVLEVDGSISLLKYDDCPTSVHAPHRLKFLQKKQ, encoded by the coding sequence ATGTCTGGGCTTGTACCTTCCTTTAGTGTTCTGTTACAGATCCTTATTCGTACCGCTTGTATCTACATCCTGGTTCTGCTGGGGGTTCGGCTGACCGGGAAACGCGAAGTCGGGCAGATGACGCCGTTCGATCTGACGTTGCTGCTATTGCTGAGCAACGCTGTGCAGAATGCAATGACCGGGCCGGACACCTCTTTGGTAGGGGGTGCCGTGGCTGCAGTCACGCTCCTGCTCCTGAACTACGGGGTCGCAGAAGCGAGCGGGTTCAACCGACGCTTCCGGCGCCTGGTACAGGGTTCACCGTCTCTTCTGATTCACAATGGCGAATTGGTGCTGACGCATCTCGCGAAAGAGCACGTGACCGTCGACGAGATCCAGCGCGCCTGCCGCGAGCACGGCATCAGCAACATCTCCGACGTAGCCCTCGGCGTTCTGGAAGTCGACGGGTCTATTAGCCTGTTGAAGTATGACGATTGTCCCACCAGCGTTCATGCACCTCATCGGCTGAAGTTTTTGCAGAAGAAACAGTAA
- the polX gene encoding DNA polymerase/3'-5' exonuclease PolX — MPALDNRSLATILYETADLLEIAGQDPFRIRSYRNAAEAIEGWPQQISELAGNDKQLLAIPGIGKGMVANLNEIFREGKLTLHSELLEKFHPSMLELLKIQGLGPKTVALIWSAFKVSSVAEVEKLAREGKLRELPRMSEKSEQKILKAIETYRNISGRFHLDEADKTALKIMDHLSGLAGVDKITPAGSLRRGRETVGDVDLLITGKCCHNEKQRTAVIDRVIAVPGLTDVLAKGENKVSFKLRSGMQVDVRILPPDSFGAAMQYFTGSKSHNVTLRQRALKMGMTLNEYGLVRLDDDKLVAGKTEEEIYAKLGLDYIPPEMRENCGEIELAAEHHLPKLIELTDIRGEIHMHTVETDGKNTIEEMAMGARERGYEYIAITDHTKNLAFANGLDDKRAVEHIKRIHKVNAHIEGIRILAGAEVDILPDGELDLSDSVLEQMDVIVASVHSAFNQEPAQMTDRLLKAMSNRNTMIIGHPTGRILLRRDAYQFDMDKVLDFAAKEKVAMELNAYPDRLDLCDRHLRMARERGVKIVINTDAHHTTHFEKLKYGVLQARRAWLTKADVLNTLPAEELVTALKRA; from the coding sequence ATGCCAGCGCTGGACAATCGCAGCCTCGCCACGATCCTTTACGAAACGGCCGATCTCCTCGAGATTGCCGGGCAGGACCCGTTTCGAATTCGCTCGTATCGCAATGCCGCCGAAGCAATCGAGGGATGGCCCCAGCAGATCTCGGAACTAGCGGGCAACGACAAACAACTTCTGGCGATTCCTGGAATCGGCAAAGGCATGGTCGCGAATCTCAACGAGATTTTCCGCGAAGGAAAACTCACGCTGCACTCGGAACTGCTCGAGAAGTTTCATCCTTCCATGCTCGAGTTGCTGAAGATACAGGGACTCGGACCTAAAACAGTCGCGCTGATTTGGAGCGCTTTCAAGGTCTCATCGGTAGCCGAGGTTGAGAAACTGGCGCGCGAAGGCAAGCTCCGCGAATTGCCTCGCATGAGCGAGAAGTCGGAGCAAAAGATACTGAAGGCAATCGAGACCTATCGCAACATCTCGGGCCGCTTCCATCTCGACGAGGCAGATAAGACGGCACTGAAGATAATGGACCACTTGTCGGGATTGGCCGGAGTGGACAAGATCACCCCCGCCGGATCTCTCCGCCGGGGCCGTGAGACGGTCGGCGATGTCGATTTGCTGATCACCGGCAAGTGCTGCCACAACGAGAAACAACGAACCGCCGTGATCGATCGCGTGATCGCCGTTCCGGGGCTTACGGATGTACTCGCCAAGGGCGAGAACAAAGTCAGCTTCAAGTTGCGCAGTGGTATGCAGGTGGACGTTCGCATCCTTCCGCCGGACTCGTTCGGTGCGGCGATGCAGTACTTCACGGGGTCGAAATCGCACAATGTCACCCTTCGTCAGCGCGCGCTGAAAATGGGAATGACACTCAACGAGTACGGCCTGGTTCGGCTGGACGATGACAAACTGGTAGCAGGAAAAACGGAAGAGGAGATTTACGCCAAGCTTGGCCTCGACTACATTCCGCCGGAAATGCGCGAGAACTGCGGGGAGATCGAACTGGCGGCCGAGCACCACCTGCCCAAGCTCATCGAGTTGACGGATATTCGCGGCGAGATCCACATGCACACCGTGGAGACCGATGGAAAGAACACGATCGAGGAGATGGCGATGGGCGCGCGCGAGCGTGGATACGAATACATCGCCATCACCGATCATACGAAGAACCTGGCGTTCGCCAATGGGCTCGATGACAAGCGCGCCGTCGAACACATAAAGCGCATTCACAAAGTGAATGCGCACATTGAGGGGATACGGATTCTTGCCGGCGCGGAAGTCGACATCCTGCCGGACGGCGAACTCGACTTATCTGACTCGGTCCTCGAGCAGATGGATGTCATCGTCGCAAGCGTGCACTCAGCATTCAATCAAGAACCGGCACAAATGACGGATCGGCTTCTGAAGGCGATGAGCAATAGGAACACGATGATCATCGGGCACCCGACAGGGCGCATCCTCCTTCGGCGCGACGCCTACCAGTTCGATATGGACAAGGTGCTTGATTTCGCCGCTAAAGAGAAAGTCGCGATGGAGCTGAATGCCTATCCGGACCGGCTTGACCTCTGCGACCGGCACTTGCGGATGGCGCGGGAGCGCGGGGTCAAAATCGTTATCAACACGGACGCGCATCACACGACGCATTTTGAAAAGCTGAAGTATGGGGTACTGCAGGCCCGGCGGGCATGGTTGACGAAGGCCGACGTTCTGAATACTCTACCCGCAGAAGAGCTGGTTACGGCGCTGAAACGGGCATAA
- a CDS encoding cold shock domain-containing protein, with amino-acid sequence MARLKGTVKWFNNAKGFGFIGREDGPDVFVHYSAIQSEGYKSLQEGDPVEFEIVEGQKGPQAGNVTKAS; translated from the coding sequence GTGGCAAGATTGAAAGGTACGGTTAAGTGGTTTAACAACGCAAAAGGCTTCGGTTTCATCGGGCGCGAGGATGGCCCCGATGTTTTCGTGCATTACAGCGCGATTCAATCCGAAGGTTACAAGAGCCTCCAGGAGGGCGACCCGGTCGAGTTCGAGATTGTAGAAGGCCAGAAAGGGCCGCAAGCCGGAAACGTTACGAAGGCTTCTTAA
- a CDS encoding NUDIX hydrolase has product MATKVKRPSTRNVKKSKAAILKSRVTYRAPVFYVTSEIVREPSGVTARRDIVRHPGSVVVLAVESSGRDARVLLAKQFRYAARKQMLELPAGRIDAGETALEAGKRELSEETGYRARKWSKAMFFYVSPGFLDETMTIFLAEELEPGKATPEEDEVIRARLVPLPKAVDMVMKGRIQDAKTIAGVLWYARRITNS; this is encoded by the coding sequence ATGGCCACCAAAGTGAAGCGCCCCTCCACCAGGAATGTTAAGAAGAGTAAAGCTGCCATCCTGAAGTCACGAGTCACGTACCGCGCGCCGGTTTTTTATGTAACATCGGAGATCGTTCGTGAGCCCAGCGGAGTGACGGCCCGGCGGGACATCGTACGCCACCCGGGATCCGTTGTTGTGCTCGCCGTCGAAAGCTCCGGTAGAGACGCGCGTGTTCTACTGGCTAAACAGTTTCGGTATGCGGCGCGCAAGCAGATGCTGGAGCTTCCGGCAGGCCGCATTGATGCTGGCGAAACCGCGCTGGAAGCGGGAAAACGCGAACTGAGCGAAGAGACAGGGTATCGCGCACGAAAGTGGTCGAAAGCAATGTTCTTCTACGTGAGCCCTGGATTTTTGGATGAAACCATGACGATTTTTCTCGCCGAAGAATTGGAACCCGGGAAGGCAACTCCAGAGGAGGATGAAGTGATTCGAGCCCGCCTGGTTCCGCTTCCGAAAGCGGTCGACATGGTCATGAAAGGGCGGATTCAGGACGCAAAGACCATAGCGGGAGTACTTTGGTATGCCCGACGGATAACGAACTCTTGA